A stretch of Pseudolysobacter antarcticus DNA encodes these proteins:
- the pal gene encoding peptidoglycan-associated lipoprotein Pal produces the protein MNTFFRVALCGALVLSIAACSKKAVKHDDQPANNDNGATTQPTKPHGKYSPGDLNTDSCLLQRVVYFDYDKAEIASDFRAAIACHAEYLREFPGARVTLEGNTDERGTREYNLGLGERRGNAVNSALSSAGASSSQLNVVSYGEERATCKEHAESCWHKNRRVEIVYSSKQ, from the coding sequence CTGAACACCTTTTTCCGCGTTGCCCTGTGCGGCGCGCTCGTCCTGAGCATCGCCGCCTGCAGCAAGAAAGCAGTCAAGCATGACGATCAGCCAGCAAACAACGACAATGGCGCGACCACCCAGCCGACCAAGCCGCATGGCAAGTACAGCCCGGGCGATCTGAACACCGACTCTTGCCTGCTGCAGCGCGTTGTGTACTTCGATTACGACAAAGCCGAAATCGCGTCGGATTTCCGCGCAGCGATCGCTTGCCATGCCGAATACCTGCGTGAGTTCCCGGGCGCACGCGTAACCCTCGAAGGCAACACCGACGAGCGCGGTACGCGCGAATACAACCTCGGCCTCGGCGAGCGTCGTGGCAATGCGGTCAACTCGGCACTTTCCTCGGCCGGTGCATCGTCCAGCCAGCTCAACGTAGTCAGCTACGGTGAAGAGCGCGCGACTTGCAAAGAGCACGCTGAAAGCTGCTGGCACAAGAACCGCCGCGTCGAGATCGTCTATAGCTCGAAGCAGTAA
- the ybgF gene encoding tol-pal system protein YbgF, which produces MRKLYPVTRFVLALALMAGAGWASAQDSGRLSLADRVARLEQQSQSGSGVDMVNQINALQAQVQTLQGQLEESKHQLDEQKQSGKAQYSDLDSRLAKLEGRGTGAAPLAGAAAANQGQMQDVTLGATGAAASAAAANNAAAADMQNPVETARRSPALASNTPAAPADPAAEKAAYDEAFAALKDGRYAESARRFQAFTADYPNSDLSSNANYWLGESYYVTQNYRIALETFQKLLTLFPTSQKAPDALLKVGYCQYEMKDWNAAETTLNSVVQKYPNTTVASLAQGRLRALKLEGRHG; this is translated from the coding sequence ATGCGCAAGCTGTACCCTGTAACTCGTTTCGTTCTGGCGCTGGCCTTGATGGCTGGCGCTGGCTGGGCTTCGGCTCAGGATTCCGGCCGTCTGAGCCTCGCTGACCGTGTTGCCCGCCTCGAGCAACAATCGCAAAGCGGCTCGGGTGTCGATATGGTCAACCAGATCAATGCCCTGCAAGCGCAGGTGCAGACGCTGCAAGGCCAGCTCGAAGAGTCCAAGCATCAACTCGACGAACAGAAACAGAGCGGCAAAGCGCAGTACTCCGATCTTGATTCACGGCTCGCCAAGCTCGAAGGTCGCGGCACCGGTGCCGCACCTTTGGCTGGCGCAGCTGCGGCCAATCAAGGTCAGATGCAGGATGTAACGCTCGGCGCCACTGGCGCCGCAGCGTCTGCAGCTGCGGCAAATAATGCCGCTGCGGCAGACATGCAAAATCCGGTGGAAACCGCGCGTCGTTCGCCGGCATTGGCCAGCAATACACCGGCCGCACCCGCTGATCCTGCTGCGGAAAAAGCCGCTTATGATGAAGCCTTCGCGGCGTTGAAAGATGGCCGTTATGCCGAATCCGCACGCCGTTTCCAGGCGTTCACGGCGGATTATCCGAACAGCGATTTGTCCAGCAACGCCAACTACTGGCTCGGCGAATCGTATTACGTCACCCAGAATTATCGCATCGCACTGGAGACTTTCCAGAAGCTGCTGACCCTGTTTCCAACCAGTCAGAAAGCTCCCGATGCGCTGCTGAAAGTCGGCTACTGCCAGTACGAAATGAAAGACTGGAATGCCGCTGAAACCACGCTCAACAGTGTGGTGCAGAAATATCCGAACACTACCGTCGCCAGCCTCGCGCAGGGCCGCTTGCGCGCGCTCAAGCTTGAAGGCCGTCACGGCTGA
- the queE gene encoding 7-carboxy-7-deazaguanine synthase QueE, producing the protein MAVAEGDSNSQTLSPALAERLRISEIFCSIQGESRSAGWPTVFVRLTGCPLRCTWCDTEYAFHGGGWRSIDDIVQEVATHKTHHVCVTGGEPLAQKRCLTLLQRLCDAGHEVSLETSGALDVSQVDPRVIKVVDLKAPGSGEHKRNRWQNIPSLAPSDQIKFVLADRADYDWANAVLTEHKLHERCEVLYSPVHGSLAPRELAEWILADHLPVRMQMQLHKLLWGDVPGH; encoded by the coding sequence TTGGCCGTGGCCGAAGGCGATAGCAATTCTCAAACACTCAGCCCTGCGTTAGCCGAACGCCTGCGCATCAGCGAGATTTTTTGCTCGATCCAAGGCGAGTCCCGCAGCGCCGGCTGGCCGACCGTATTCGTGCGCCTCACTGGCTGCCCGTTGCGTTGCACGTGGTGCGATACCGAATATGCATTTCACGGCGGCGGCTGGCGCAGTATCGACGACATCGTGCAGGAAGTCGCCACGCACAAGACGCATCATGTCTGTGTCACCGGCGGCGAGCCGCTTGCGCAGAAACGCTGCCTGACGTTGTTGCAACGCCTGTGCGATGCCGGCCACGAAGTGTCGCTGGAAACCAGTGGTGCGCTGGATGTTTCGCAGGTCGATCCGCGCGTGATCAAGGTCGTCGATTTGAAGGCACCGGGCTCCGGCGAGCACAAGCGCAATCGCTGGCAAAATATCCCATCGCTCGCGCCATCGGATCAAATCAAGTTTGTGCTGGCCGATCGCGCCGATTACGACTGGGCTAACGCTGTGCTGACCGAACACAAGCTGCATGAGCGCTGCGAGGTGTTGTATTCGCCAGTGCACGGCAGCCTCGCGCCGCGCGAACTGGCCGAATGGATACTCGCCGATCACCTGCCGGTGCGCATGCAAATGCAGTTGCACAAGCTGCTCTGGGGCGATGTGCCGGGGCATTGA
- the queC gene encoding 7-cyano-7-deazaguanine synthase QueC, with amino-acid sequence MSSSTSSPRAVVLVSGGMDSAVVLALAREQGFDCYALSVAYGQRHSSELEAAARVSQALGAITHKVVVVDLRAIGGSALTADIEVPEQGGAGIPVTYVPARNTIMLSIALGWAEVLGADEIYCGVNAVDYSGYPDCRPAFIEAFERLGNLATKAGVEGHALHVRAPLMRMSKADIVREGVRLNVDFAATVSCYNADIAGRACAHCDACRLRADGFIAAGVSDPTHYV; translated from the coding sequence ATGAGCTCATCCACTTCATCACCACGCGCCGTTGTCCTCGTGTCTGGCGGCATGGATTCGGCTGTGGTTCTCGCCCTGGCGCGCGAACAAGGCTTCGATTGCTACGCGTTGAGCGTCGCCTACGGACAGCGGCATTCCTCCGAACTCGAAGCCGCCGCGCGCGTCTCGCAAGCGCTCGGCGCGATCACGCATAAAGTGGTCGTGGTGGATCTGCGCGCGATCGGCGGCTCGGCGCTTACGGCGGATATCGAAGTGCCCGAACAAGGCGGCGCCGGCATCCCGGTGACCTACGTGCCGGCGCGCAATACCATCATGTTGTCGATCGCGCTCGGCTGGGCCGAAGTGCTTGGTGCCGACGAAATTTATTGCGGCGTCAACGCGGTGGATTATTCCGGCTACCCGGATTGTCGTCCGGCATTTATCGAAGCGTTCGAGCGGCTCGGCAATCTCGCTACCAAGGCCGGCGTCGAAGGTCACGCGCTGCATGTGCGCGCGCCGCTGATGCGCATGAGCAAAGCCGATATCGTGCGCGAAGGCGTGCGCCTGAACGTCGATTTTGCCGCAACCGTATCCTGCTACAACGCTGATATTGCCGGTCGCGCCTGCGCGCATTGCGATGCCTGCCGCTTGCGCGCCGACGGCTTCATTGCGGCTGGCGTGAGCGATCCCACGCATTACGTCTAG